Proteins from one Cervus canadensis isolate Bull #8, Minnesota chromosome 25, ASM1932006v1, whole genome shotgun sequence genomic window:
- the DTX3 gene encoding probable E3 ubiquitin-protein ligase DTX3 isoform X1: MSFVLSRMAACGGTCKNKVTVSKPVWDFLSKETPARLARLREEHHVSILIDGETSDIYVLQLSPQGPPPAPPNGLYLARKALKGLLKEAEKELKKAQRQGELMGCLALGGGGEHPELHRPGPPPLRAAPLLPPGARGLPPPPPALPPPLPPRLREEAEEQESTCPICLGEIQNAKTLEKCRHSFCEGCITRALQVKKACPMCGRFYGQLVGNQPQNGRMLVSKDATLLLPSYEKYGTIVIQYVFPPGVQGAEHPNPGVRYPGTTRVAYLPDCPEGNKVLTLFRKAFDQRLTFTIGTSMTTGRPNVITWNDIHHKTSCTGGPQLFGYPDPTYLTRVQEELRAKGITDD; this comes from the exons A TGTCGTTCGTCCTGTCCAGAATGGCAGCCTGTGGAGGCACCTGCAAGAACAAAGTGACTGTCTCCAAGCCTGTGTGGGACTTCCTGAGCAAGGAGACCCCCGCCCGGCTGGCCCGGCTTCGGGAGGAGCACCACGTGTCCATTCTCATAGACGGCGAGACTTCTGACATCTATGTTCTCCAGCTTTCCCCTCAggggccgccccccgcccctcccaaTGGGCTCTACCTGGCCAGGAAGGCCCTCAAGGGGCTGCtcaaggaggcagagaaagagctCAAGAAAGCTCAGAGGCAGGGGGAGCTTATGGGCTGCCTGGctttggggggtggaggggagcacCCTGAGCTGCACCGCCCAGGCCCGCCCCCTCTCCGGGcagccccactcctgcccccaggGGCCCGGGGGCTTCCCCCgcctcctcctgccctgccccctcctctccctccccgccTTCGGGAAGAGGCGGAGGAGCAGGAGAGCACCTGCCCCATCTGTCTGGGGGAGATCCAGAACGCCAAGACCCTGGAGAAGTGCCGGCACTCGTTCTGCGAGGGCTGCATCACCCGGGCTCTGCAGGTGAAGAAGGCCTGTCCCATGTGTGGCCGCTTCTATGGGCAGCTGGTGGGCAACCAGCCCCAGAACGGGCGGATGCTGGTCTCTAAGGACGCCACGCTCCTGCTGCCCAGCTATGAGAAGTACGGTACCATCGTCATCCAGTATGTCTTCCCGCCCGGTGTCCAGGGG GCTGAACACCCAAACCCAGGAGTTCGGTATCCTGGCACTACTCGGGTGGCCTACCTCCCGGACTGCCCCGAGGGCAACAAGGTGCTGACCCTGTTCCGCAAGGCGTTTGACCAGCGTCTCACCTTCACCATCGGCACCTCCATGACCACAGGGAGACCGAATGTCATCACTTGGAACGACATCCACCACAAGACCAGCTGCACAGGGGGACCACAGCT GTTTGGGTACCCGGACCCCACCTACCTGACCCGGGTGCAGGAGGAGCTGAGAGCCAAGGGCATCACGGATGACTGA
- the DTX3 gene encoding probable E3 ubiquitin-protein ligase DTX3 isoform X2, which translates to MAACGGTCKNKVTVSKPVWDFLSKETPARLARLREEHHVSILIDGETSDIYVLQLSPQGPPPAPPNGLYLARKALKGLLKEAEKELKKAQRQGELMGCLALGGGGEHPELHRPGPPPLRAAPLLPPGARGLPPPPPALPPPLPPRLREEAEEQESTCPICLGEIQNAKTLEKCRHSFCEGCITRALQVKKACPMCGRFYGQLVGNQPQNGRMLVSKDATLLLPSYEKYGTIVIQYVFPPGVQGAEHPNPGVRYPGTTRVAYLPDCPEGNKVLTLFRKAFDQRLTFTIGTSMTTGRPNVITWNDIHHKTSCTGGPQLFGYPDPTYLTRVQEELRAKGITDD; encoded by the exons ATGGCAGCCTGTGGAGGCACCTGCAAGAACAAAGTGACTGTCTCCAAGCCTGTGTGGGACTTCCTGAGCAAGGAGACCCCCGCCCGGCTGGCCCGGCTTCGGGAGGAGCACCACGTGTCCATTCTCATAGACGGCGAGACTTCTGACATCTATGTTCTCCAGCTTTCCCCTCAggggccgccccccgcccctcccaaTGGGCTCTACCTGGCCAGGAAGGCCCTCAAGGGGCTGCtcaaggaggcagagaaagagctCAAGAAAGCTCAGAGGCAGGGGGAGCTTATGGGCTGCCTGGctttggggggtggaggggagcacCCTGAGCTGCACCGCCCAGGCCCGCCCCCTCTCCGGGcagccccactcctgcccccaggGGCCCGGGGGCTTCCCCCgcctcctcctgccctgccccctcctctccctccccgccTTCGGGAAGAGGCGGAGGAGCAGGAGAGCACCTGCCCCATCTGTCTGGGGGAGATCCAGAACGCCAAGACCCTGGAGAAGTGCCGGCACTCGTTCTGCGAGGGCTGCATCACCCGGGCTCTGCAGGTGAAGAAGGCCTGTCCCATGTGTGGCCGCTTCTATGGGCAGCTGGTGGGCAACCAGCCCCAGAACGGGCGGATGCTGGTCTCTAAGGACGCCACGCTCCTGCTGCCCAGCTATGAGAAGTACGGTACCATCGTCATCCAGTATGTCTTCCCGCCCGGTGTCCAGGGG GCTGAACACCCAAACCCAGGAGTTCGGTATCCTGGCACTACTCGGGTGGCCTACCTCCCGGACTGCCCCGAGGGCAACAAGGTGCTGACCCTGTTCCGCAAGGCGTTTGACCAGCGTCTCACCTTCACCATCGGCACCTCCATGACCACAGGGAGACCGAATGTCATCACTTGGAACGACATCCACCACAAGACCAGCTGCACAGGGGGACCACAGCT GTTTGGGTACCCGGACCCCACCTACCTGACCCGGGTGCAGGAGGAGCTGAGAGCCAAGGGCATCACGGATGACTGA